One part of the Alistipes onderdonkii genome encodes these proteins:
- a CDS encoding RteC domain-containing protein: MNISEFQFRFLDIAEQIECTSKHSPLNLKETLNYWNILLSHLLELKDEETNSLKILRALEQLHQLLSIEEKNPSFSKNTTQTLTAWLSIEITLCSKNLSVSEKSPAKNNVSPLHWLTKANELLELINSLWYSAKIGADPGLELSYTGFVRCFEEFFNIKLKKLFDKRSQLSARKRNPTPLLDQLKSTYLKNITDLNSGK, encoded by the coding sequence ATGAATATCTCCGAATTTCAATTCCGCTTTTTAGATATTGCGGAACAGATAGAGTGTACCAGCAAACATTCCCCACTAAACCTTAAAGAAACCTTAAATTACTGGAATATCCTGCTATCCCATCTCCTTGAATTAAAAGACGAGGAAACGAACTCGTTGAAAATATTACGGGCTTTGGAGCAGTTGCATCAATTACTCTCAATCGAAGAAAAAAACCCTTCATTCTCCAAAAACACAACCCAAACATTGACGGCCTGGCTGTCAATAGAGATTACGCTTTGCTCTAAAAACCTTTCGGTGTCCGAGAAGTCTCCGGCGAAAAACAACGTATCGCCTTTGCATTGGCTGACAAAAGCAAACGAACTGCTGGAGCTTATCAATTCACTTTGGTATAGTGCCAAAATCGGGGCAGACCCCGGTTTGGAATTATCATATACAGGATTCGTCCGTTGCTTCGAGGAATTTTTCAACATCAAACTCAAAAAACTTTTCGATAAGCGGAGCCAGCTTTCCGCCAGAAAGCGAAACCCTACACCGCTATTAGACCAGCTTAAATCGACATATCTAAAAAACATCACAGATTTAAACTCTGGCAAATAA